In Nicotiana tabacum cultivar K326 chromosome 19, ASM71507v2, whole genome shotgun sequence, one DNA window encodes the following:
- the LOC107813769 gene encoding auxin-induced protein X10A-like, with product MAIRMPSIIKKSSTTGDVPKGHFVVYVGEKQKERFVIPLSFLSQPAFQDLLSQAEEEFGFDHPMGGLTIPCSEDVFVDLTSRLYAIVLKYSTSGDVPKGYFVVYIGEEQKKRFVIPISFLSQLLFQELLCQAEEEFGFDHPMGGITIPCTEDVFVDLTSRLRN from the exons ATGGCTATTCGTATGCCTAGTATAATCAAGAAGTCTTCTACAACTGGAGATGTTCCAAAGGGAcattttgttgtttatgttggGGAGAAACAAAAGGAGAGATTTGTGATCCCATTATCATTCTTGAGTCAACCGGCATTTCAAGACTTGCTTAGCCAAGCTGAGGAAGAATTTGGCTTTGATCATCCAATGGGTGGTCTCACAATTCCCTGTAGCGAGGATGTGTTCGTTGATCTTACTTCTCGCTTGT ATGCTATTGTTTTGAAGTATTCCACATCTGGAGATGTTCCCAAGGGATATTTTGTTGTATATATTGGGGAAGAGCAGAAGAAGAGATTTGTGATCCCCATATCATTCTTGAGCCAACTTTTATTTCAAGAATTGCTCTGTCAAGCTGAGGAAGAATTTGGTTTCGATCATCCAATGGGTGGTATCACAATTCCCTGCACTGAGGATGTCTTCGTCGACCTCACTTCTCGTTTAAGGAACTGA